In Corynebacterium aquatimens, one genomic interval encodes:
- a CDS encoding TetR family transcriptional regulator C-terminal domain-containing protein, with protein MTVASPYPAAREAIRAAGLKHREVAAQMGLDPSKLSKSLSGIRKFNSQEWQRLSEITGVTVDKLQSSEVPREVAMNRKDFAARRRAIVDAAWPMFAQYGYTPVTIADIAQATGMSTAAVLYYFPSKNAIFLATLAVCSEEAAARRTFIDAIDDPAERLLAFAAVVLDGSDESKREWATWAQFWSSSPAFEDAKHATAIAYDRWQEQLRSIVKEGYERGRFDTANPEDMVNAVTAMIDGLGVRLLAGVLTPQAAHDAVTAYLNTWIKENI; from the coding sequence ATGACTGTCGCAAGCCCCTACCCCGCCGCGCGCGAGGCGATTCGGGCTGCCGGTCTAAAACACCGTGAGGTGGCTGCGCAGATGGGCCTGGACCCATCGAAGCTATCCAAGTCGCTCTCAGGGATTCGCAAGTTCAATTCCCAGGAATGGCAGCGTCTCTCGGAGATCACGGGAGTGACCGTCGATAAGCTGCAAAGCTCTGAAGTTCCGCGCGAGGTTGCGATGAACCGTAAGGACTTTGCGGCGCGGCGGCGAGCGATTGTGGATGCCGCGTGGCCGATGTTTGCGCAGTACGGGTACACCCCCGTCACCATCGCGGACATCGCGCAGGCGACGGGCATGTCCACCGCAGCGGTGCTGTATTACTTCCCCTCAAAAAACGCGATCTTCTTGGCCACGCTTGCCGTGTGCTCCGAAGAAGCAGCCGCACGGCGAACGTTCATCGACGCCATCGATGACCCCGCCGAGCGGCTGTTGGCGTTTGCGGCCGTCGTCCTCGACGGGTCGGATGAATCGAAGCGCGAGTGGGCGACGTGGGCGCAATTCTGGTCCTCCTCCCCTGCTTTTGAAGACGCGAAGCACGCGACCGCGATCGCGTATGACCGGTGGCAAGAGCAGCTGCGCAGCATCGTGAAAGAGGGGTATGAACGTGGTCGTTTTGATACGGCCAATCCGGAAGACATGGTCAACGCGGTCACCGCGATGATCGACGGGCTGGGGGTGCGCCTGCTGGCAGGTGTGCTCACGCCGCAAGCCGCGCACGACGCTGTGACGGCCTACCTGAACACGTGGATTAAGGAGAACATATAG